The Ziziphus jujuba cultivar Dongzao chromosome 7, ASM3175591v1 genome includes a region encoding these proteins:
- the LOC107433963 gene encoding G-type lectin S-receptor-like serine/threonine-protein kinase LECRK1, producing the protein MASIPILLIILSVFSVAMNAKAQTEYPKNITRGSILSPNTINSSWPSPSGLFSFGFYPEGNGFRVGIWMATDKPETRVVVWTANPDVPPCSPDATLELKGRLVLRTEQGEEKNVTYNDDLPDPATSAAMLDDGNFQLFNGSGYLMWQSFDYPTDTILGGQVLTSDSWLQSSISRSDHSSGLFMLRMQNDGNLVCYPANISNNPDTAYWSSGTFSYAAMLNLSHLGYLSLEGSYGKPIRFLSNGSYPVKNKTIIHRATLDSDGIFRKYSHYIVSNVSSKVTEKWSSMQNPCDVKGICGLNSFCQVVNNKSECSCYPGFVSVEPSMMFLGCYQNFSAESYGDKEEADPALRYNFTSLNNIRWDDPPYTVEILMEEACKGSCMNDFNCWAVLYESTRCRKYNFPLRYGKQSKDITTKALFKVKNIGMAKESNHNHPAPANDESRIKTVMFILGLSLGSVACLCFAFAVSSFIAYKHKYHRYKKLLENTKLGLAEDFTLQSFSYNELQQATNGFSEEKGRGTFGAVYKGILSEGNKTIAVKRLEKFVEEGVREFRAEMTTIGRTHHRNLVQLLGFCIEGSKKILVYEFMSNGSLADRLFKAVSPPTWQERVRFVFDVARGMFYLHEECGVHIIHCNLKPQNILLDDTWTAKISDFGLARLLPNQAKTSMGVQGTSLQYLAPEWQKNSLISVKADIYSFGIVLLEIICCRRNIEVNVSTPDEITLSKWVYKCFKARELHKLVEVEEVHFPTLERMIKVGLWCIQDDPDLRPLMKNVILMLEGTVNISEPPSPELIVLP; encoded by the coding sequence ATGGCTTCTATACCAATTCTCCTTATAATATTGTCTGTTTTTTCAGTCGCCATGAATGCAAAAGCTCAAACAGAGTACCCAAAAAACATTACCCGAGGTTCTATATTGTCCCCAAATACCATCAACTCATCATGGCCATCACCTTCTGGTCTTTTCTCCTTTGGTTTCTATCCAGAAGGCAACGGCTTCCGTGTTGGCATATGGATGGCTACTGATAAACCTGAAACTCGCGTAGTCGTCTGGACTGCAAATCCAGATGTTCCCCCTTGTTCCCCTGACGCTACGTTGGAGCTTAAAGGAAGGTTGGTTCTTAGAACTGAACAAGGTGAAGAAAAAAACGTTACTTACAATGATGATCTTCCAGACCCAGCAACTTCAGCAGCTATGCTTGATGATGGAAACTTCCAACTCTTTAACGGCTCTGGTTATCTCATGTGGCAGAGTTTCGACTACCCAACTGACACCATACTAGGAGGTCAGGTTCTAACTTCTGACTCTTGGTTGCAATCTAGCATATCTAGATCTGATCACTCAAGCGGACTATTTATGCTCCGTATGCAAAATGATGGAAACCTCGTTTGCTATCCTGCAAACATCTCCAACAATCCAGACACTGCATATTGGAGCAGCGGAACTTTCTCTTATGCAGCAATGCTAAATCTTAGCCATTTGGGTTATCTATCTCTAGAGGGTTCATACGGAAAACCAATACGCTTCCTTTCAAATGGATCTTATCCtgtaaaaaacaaaactatcaTCCACAGAGCGACGCTGGACAGCGACGGAATTTTTAGAAAGTACTCGCACTACATTGTAAGCAACGTAAGCTCAAAAGTGACAGAGAAATGGTCGTCTATGCAAAATCCATGTGACGTAAAAGGAATTTGTGGTTTGAACAGTTTCTGCCAAGTGGTTAACAACAAATCTGAATGTTCGTGTTATCCTGGATTTGTTTCTGTCGAGCCCAGCATGATGTTCTTAGGCTGCTATCAGAATTTCAGCGCAGAGAGCTACGGAGACAAAGAAGAAGCCGACCCTGCTCTGAGGTATAATTTTACTTCTTTAAACAATATTCGGTGGGATGATCCTCCTTATACAGTAGAGATATTGATGGAGGAAGCTTGTAAGGGGTCTTGCATGAACGACTTTAACTGTTGGGCGGTGCTGTATGAAAGTACTCGTTGTCGTAAATATAATTTTCCACTAAGATATGGTAAACAGAGCAAGGATATAACTACAAAAGCCCTCTTTAAGGTGAAAAATATTGGTATGGCGAAGGAATCGAATCATAACCACCCAGCCCCTGCAAATGATGAGAGCAGGATCAAAACAGTAATGTTTATTCTGGGATTAAGTTTGGGTTCTGTTGCATGCTTGTGTTTTGCCTTTGCAGTTTCAAGTTTCATTGCTTACAAGCACAAATATCATAGGTATAAAAAACTGTTGGAAAATACAAAATTGGGATTAGCTGAAGATTTTACTTTGCAATCATTTTCATACAATGAGCTTCAGCAAGCAACAAATGGATTCAGTGAAGAGAAAGGAAGAGGGACTTTTGGAGCAGTTTACAAAGGGATTTTATCTGAGGGTAACAAAACCATTGCAGTCAAAAGACTAGAGAAATTTGTGGAAGAGGGAGTAAGAGAGTTTCGAGCTGAAATGACTACAATTGGAAGAACTCATCATAGAAACTTAGTTCAGTTGCTTGGTTTTTGTATTGAAGGATCCAAAAAAATTCTTGTCTATGAATTCATGAGCAACGGTTCACTTGCAGATCGTCTCTTTAAGGCTGTATCACCGCCGACATGGCAAGAAAGGGTGAGATTTGTATTCGATGTGGCAAGGGGGATGTTCTACCTACATGAAGAGTGCGGAGTGCATATCATCCATTGCAACTTGAAACCCCAAAATATACTTCTGGATGATACTTGGACTGCTAAGATCTCTGATTTTGGTTTGGCGAGGCTATTGCCCAATCAAGCAAAAACATCCATGGGAGTTCAAGGAACGTCATTACAGTACTTAGCTCCTGAATGGCAAAAGAATTCCTTGATATCAGTAAAAGCTGATATTTATAGTTTCGGCATTGTGCTTTTGGAAATCATATGTTGCAGAAGAAATATTGAAGTTAATGTTTCAACACCGGATGAGATAACTCTTTCCAAGTGGGTTTATAAATGCTTTAAAGCTAGAGAGTTGCACAAACTTGTGGAAGTTGAAGAGGTACACTTTCCAACGCTAGAGAGAATGATCAAAGTTGGGTTATGGTGCATCCAAGATGATCCAGATTTGCGTCCTTTGATGAAGAATGTCATCTTGATGTTGGAAGGCACAGTGAATATATCTGAACCTCCATCTCCAGAACTTATTGTTCTTCCATGA